The proteins below come from a single Hyperolius riggenbachi isolate aHypRig1 chromosome 8, aHypRig1.pri, whole genome shotgun sequence genomic window:
- the ZFP36 gene encoding mRNA decay activator protein ZFP36 translates to MSTILDIHTIYQNLRNLSLSEDCDTAIDHGFSNPPRRHSCAPEMYDETRLSSRSPWSFDQPRVPFRADRSISLTEGPRTALPPPPGFPPLKNTLPTLPAPSPRYKTELCRTFSETGTCKYGSKCQFAHGHQELREPNRHPKYKTEYCHKFYLYGECPYGSRCNFIHHPAEQGTTHQVLRHSLSYGGTVRRGSPPPLGFPDSTSFTRAPSVSPPPSTDLLFSPAPLETRSHVSSLKGMDSCTRCCSCRCSRAGTLPQDPFSSSLLLRTPSSNSLTENECYSSGSESPVFEVSNQVASTKRLPIFNRLSVSD, encoded by the exons ATGTCCACCATTCTGGATATACACACCATCTATCAG AACCTACGAAATTTAAGTCTCTCAGAAGATTGTGACACTGCCATTGATCACGGCTTCTCCAACCCACCACGGAGGCACTCATGTGCTCCAGAAATGTATGATGAAACCCGTTTGTCTTCTCGAAGCCCTTGGAGCTTTGACCAGCCACGTGTTCCTTTCAGAGCAGATCGGTCAATCAGCCTTACTGAAGGGCCCCGGACTGCACTACCTCCACCACCGGGGTTCCCACCACTGAAAAACACCCTCCCTACTCTTCCTGCACCTTCTCCACGTTACAAGACAGAGCTCTGCCGCACCTTTTCTGAAACGGGCACCTGCAAGTACGGCTCTAAATGCCAGTTTGCCCATGGTCATCAGGAGCTGAGAGAGCCAAACCGTCATCCAAAGTACAAAACTGAGTATTGCCACAAGTTCTACCTGTATGGAGAGTGTCCATATGGATCTCGCTGTAACTTCATCCATCACCCAGCTGAACAAGGCACTACCCACCAAGTGTTGCGCCACAGTCTTAGCTATGGTGGCACAGTTCGTAGAGGGTCACCTCCACCACTAGGCTTCCCTGATTCCACTTCATTCACCAGAGCTCCTTCTGTGTCCCCACCACCTTCCACAGACCTGCTTTTCTCTCCTGCTCCTCTTGAAACCAGAAGCCATGTTTCTTCCCTCAAGGGAATGGACTCTTGCACCCGCTGTTGCTCATGTCGATGTTCAAGAGCTGGCACCCTCCCTCAAGACCCTTTCTCATCTTCCCTGCTCTTACGCACACCCTCCTCTAACTCTCTTACTGAAAATGAGTGTTACAGCAGCGGATCTGAGTCTCCTGTCTTTGAGGTGTCAAACCAGGTGGCTTCCACCAAGAGATTGCCAATCTTCAATAGGCTTTCTGTGTCTGACTGA